One stretch of Streptomyces sp. NBC_01142 DNA includes these proteins:
- the pstS gene encoding phosphate ABC transporter substrate-binding protein PstS, protein MKLQSKNGLRATALGALAVSGALVLTACGSDDNAGSTGGNGSKTSAASNIKCEDAKGQLLAAGSTAQKNAMDLWVKNFQAACSGVEINYQAIGSGGGITKFNQGQVAFAGSDSALKPEEVTESKKICKTGQGINLPMVGGPVAIGYKLSGVDNLVLDAPTLAKIFDSKIKKWDDEAIKKLNPDAKLPSTSIQAFHRSDESGTTQNLGKYLSEAAPADWKYDPKTKSWPAEGGQAANGSSGVATAVKDAEGAIGYFELSYATASKMSTVKLNTGAAAPVEATTENASKAIAAAKVKGTGSDLALSLDYKTKAEGAYPIVLVTYEIACDKGNKAETLPTLKSFLNYTVSEDGQKVLAEAGYAPLPAEIAAKVREIVPTLS, encoded by the coding sequence GTGAAGCTTCAGAGCAAGAACGGGCTTCGCGCCACCGCGCTCGGCGCCCTCGCCGTTTCCGGCGCCCTGGTCCTCACGGCGTGTGGTTCGGACGACAACGCCGGCTCCACCGGCGGCAACGGCAGCAAGACCAGCGCCGCCTCGAACATCAAGTGCGAGGACGCCAAGGGCCAGCTCCTCGCGGCGGGCTCGACCGCACAGAAGAACGCCATGGACCTCTGGGTGAAGAACTTCCAGGCGGCCTGCTCCGGCGTGGAGATCAACTACCAGGCCATCGGCTCCGGCGGCGGCATCACCAAGTTCAATCAGGGCCAGGTCGCCTTCGCGGGCTCCGACTCCGCGCTCAAGCCCGAAGAGGTCACCGAGTCGAAGAAGATCTGCAAGACCGGCCAGGGCATCAACCTGCCCATGGTGGGCGGCCCGGTCGCCATCGGCTACAAGCTGAGCGGCGTGGACAACCTGGTCCTGGACGCCCCGACCCTCGCCAAGATCTTCGACTCGAAGATCAAGAAGTGGGACGACGAGGCGATCAAGAAGCTCAACCCGGACGCCAAGCTGCCCAGCACCAGCATCCAGGCCTTCCACCGCTCGGACGAGTCCGGCACCACCCAGAACCTCGGCAAGTACCTCAGCGAGGCCGCCCCGGCCGACTGGAAGTACGACCCGAAGACGAAGTCCTGGCCGGCCGAGGGTGGCCAGGCCGCCAACGGCTCCTCCGGCGTCGCCACCGCGGTCAAGGACGCCGAAGGCGCGATCGGCTACTTCGAGCTCTCCTACGCGACCGCCAGCAAGATGAGTACCGTCAAGCTGAACACGGGTGCCGCTGCCCCGGTCGAGGCGACCACCGAGAACGCCTCCAAGGCCATCGCCGCCGCCAAGGTCAAGGGCACCGGCAGCGACCTCGCCCTGTCCCTCGACTACAAGACCAAGGCCGAGGGCGCGTACCCGATCGTCCTGGTCACGTACGAGATCGCCTGCGACAAGGGCAACAAGGCGGAGACCCTGCCGACCCTCAAGTCGTTCCTGAACTACACGGTCAGCGAGGACGGCCAGAAGGTCCTCGCCGAGGCCGGCTACGCCCCGCTCCCGGCCGAGATCGCGGCCAAGGTCCGCGAGATCGTCCCGACCCTGTCCTGA